In one window of Arthrobacter pascens DNA:
- a CDS encoding cellulase family glycosylhydrolase: protein MSLYPRRRTRLRLIAVMGAVLALLATGFLGTVSAQAAQDCEVDYKVTGQWSGGFNANVEVTNLGEPIKNWDLEWTWPDGQSVTDMWNAKDKSRAGSAKASGRGYNAALATGGSTSFGFTGSWSGANTDPTGFRLNGRLCEPTTPLSAMEQVAAMQPGWNLGNTLDALGGETAWGNPLITEELLRTIKANGYKSIRLPVSWDEHTGPGPDYTIDPAWLDRVAQVVDWAIANDLQVMVNQHDQMWTKLLPDDRENVLAKFKAMWTQIAERFKYYPSELSFESINEPQFPSDEANKDAHTATLNVAFHEAVRSTGGNNEDRLLVLPTWVTNSEQPHLDALKATIDSLDDPMIAATVHFYGFWPFSVNIAGFTTYDEATQQDLKDTFQRVNDTFLDNDIPVIVGEWGVLGYDYTRPGVPQSQQYGELLKFFEATMYEAREQKLTLMLWDAGSYLNRNTLEWRDPLLRSYMESGMTTRSGTASFDSIYLEKAGTIADESLTLNRNGLEFKGLWHGDTALAEGADYTVTGDTLTLTAAALTRLAGDRAYGTNTTIEARFSDGLPWRIHIITYDTPQLSDASGATDSFAIPTRFLGDQLATMEAKYADGTNAGPNDWTAFKEFWAAYRPDYDAGAISLTPDFFNVVRDDEPVTLTLHFWGGGTIDYTITKTGTTVTGTSA, encoded by the coding sequence ATGAGTTTGTACCCCCGTCGAAGAACCCGTCTGCGGCTGATCGCCGTCATGGGCGCCGTGCTCGCGCTGCTGGCGACCGGTTTCCTGGGCACGGTCAGCGCCCAAGCGGCCCAAGACTGCGAGGTCGATTACAAGGTCACCGGCCAATGGTCCGGCGGCTTTAACGCCAACGTCGAGGTCACCAACCTCGGCGAGCCAATCAAAAACTGGGACCTCGAGTGGACCTGGCCCGACGGCCAGAGCGTCACCGACATGTGGAACGCGAAGGACAAGAGCAGGGCCGGATCGGCCAAGGCCAGCGGCCGGGGCTACAACGCCGCGCTCGCGACCGGCGGTTCGACGTCGTTCGGGTTCACCGGTTCGTGGTCGGGTGCGAACACCGACCCGACCGGGTTCCGCCTCAACGGCCGCCTCTGCGAGCCGACCACCCCGCTCAGCGCCATGGAGCAGGTCGCGGCCATGCAGCCGGGCTGGAACCTTGGCAACACCCTGGACGCGCTGGGCGGTGAGACCGCCTGGGGCAACCCGCTGATCACCGAGGAACTCCTCCGGACCATCAAGGCCAACGGCTACAAGTCGATCCGCCTTCCGGTGTCCTGGGACGAGCACACCGGTCCGGGACCGGACTACACGATCGACCCGGCCTGGCTCGACCGCGTCGCGCAGGTCGTGGACTGGGCGATCGCTAACGACCTCCAAGTGATGGTCAACCAGCACGACCAGATGTGGACCAAGCTGCTGCCGGACGACCGCGAGAACGTGTTGGCGAAGTTCAAGGCGATGTGGACCCAGATCGCCGAGCGGTTCAAGTACTACCCGTCGGAGCTGTCCTTCGAGAGCATCAACGAACCGCAGTTCCCCAGTGACGAGGCCAACAAGGACGCCCACACCGCCACGCTCAACGTCGCCTTCCACGAGGCCGTCCGCTCCACCGGCGGGAACAACGAGGACCGGCTCCTGGTGCTGCCGACGTGGGTCACCAACTCCGAGCAGCCCCACCTTGACGCGCTCAAGGCCACCATCGACTCCCTTGACGACCCGATGATTGCCGCGACCGTCCACTTCTACGGGTTCTGGCCCTTCAGCGTCAACATCGCCGGGTTCACCACCTACGACGAGGCGACCCAGCAGGACCTCAAGGACACCTTCCAGCGCGTGAACGACACGTTCCTCGACAACGACATCCCGGTCATCGTCGGGGAGTGGGGCGTCCTCGGCTATGACTACACGCGCCCTGGCGTCCCCCAGTCCCAGCAGTACGGCGAGCTGCTGAAGTTCTTCGAGGCCACCATGTACGAGGCCCGGGAGCAGAAGTTGACCTTGATGCTGTGGGACGCCGGCTCGTACCTCAACCGCAACACCCTCGAATGGCGCGACCCGCTCCTTCGCTCGTACATGGAGTCGGGGATGACGACGCGTTCGGGCACCGCCTCGTTCGACTCGATCTACCTCGAGAAGGCCGGGACCATCGCGGACGAGTCGCTGACGCTCAACCGCAACGGCCTCGAGTTCAAGGGTCTGTGGCACGGGGACACGGCACTGGCCGAGGGCGCCGACTACACCGTGACGGGCGACACGCTCACCCTCACCGCCGCCGCGCTCACCCGCCTCGCGGGCGACCGCGCCTACGGCACCAACACGACGATCGAGGCCCGCTTCTCGGACGGTCTGCCGTGGCGGATCCACATCATCACCTACGACACTCCGCAGCTCTCGGACGCATCCGGGGCCACGGACTCGTTCGCGATCCCGACCCGGTTCTTGGGCGACCAGCTCGCCACGATGGAGGCCAAGTACGCCGACGGCACCAATGCCGGGCCCAACGACTGGACTGCCTTCAAGGAGTTCTGGGCGGCCTACCGGCCCGACTATGATGCGGGCGCAATCAGCCTTACCCCGGATTTCTTCAACGTGGTCAGGGACGACGAGCCCGTCACCCTCACCTTACACTTCTGGGGTGGCGGCACGATCGACTATACGATCACCAAGACCGGCACGACCGTGACCGGAACCTCCGCCTAG
- the melA gene encoding alpha-galactosidase, translated as MTTSSSQKITIIGAGGFVFPFRLIGDLVSFPALRSSTLCLMDLDPERLSRTADAARSLIAHHGFDTKIVETIDRREALLDADFVIITFQVGGIDSYRHDVEIPRKYGVDQAVGDTVGPGGVFRFLRSVNSYDAIAADALELCPNAQFINYANPMAMATGFLNAKGLKAVGLCHSVQGTTRMLARTLDVPYDDVSFVCAGINHQAWILSFRRGEEDLYPGLRAVMQSRHLRGRAADSLAKDDGDHSEPAEAASNYEGGNEQVRTSIMDAFGFFQTESSHHASEYLPYFRKSPDLTLEYIPQRWDYYEICSSHDEQGEIDGQLSYLKANLTTSVEYGASIINSIVTGTPSVVYGNVPNDGLIGNLPESACVEVPCLVDANGVQPTAVGDLPAQLAAVNRTNIGVQDLALRAALTGVREHVYHAVMLDPLTSALLTLDQIRAMTDELLEAHSGLLPAGLRL; from the coding sequence ATGACAACATCCTCTTCCCAAAAAATTACGATCATCGGTGCCGGCGGGTTCGTGTTTCCGTTTCGCCTCATAGGTGATCTGGTGAGTTTTCCGGCCCTCCGTTCAAGCACACTGTGTTTGATGGACCTTGACCCGGAGCGGCTATCGCGCACTGCTGATGCTGCCCGATCCCTCATAGCCCACCATGGTTTCGATACCAAGATTGTCGAGACCATCGACCGCCGCGAGGCCCTCCTCGATGCTGACTTCGTCATCATTACCTTCCAAGTCGGTGGTATCGATTCCTACAGGCACGACGTTGAGATCCCACGGAAATACGGTGTAGACCAAGCGGTCGGGGATACTGTCGGTCCGGGAGGTGTGTTCCGATTCCTCCGTTCCGTCAACTCCTATGACGCCATCGCAGCGGATGCTCTGGAATTGTGTCCCAATGCGCAGTTCATCAACTACGCCAACCCGATGGCCATGGCGACAGGATTCCTCAACGCCAAAGGACTTAAGGCCGTCGGGCTGTGCCACAGTGTCCAGGGGACGACGCGGATGCTGGCCCGGACCCTCGATGTTCCCTACGACGATGTGAGTTTTGTCTGCGCCGGCATCAACCATCAAGCCTGGATTCTCAGTTTCCGCCGCGGCGAAGAAGACCTCTATCCAGGCCTGCGTGCGGTCATGCAAAGCCGCCACCTCCGAGGCCGGGCGGCAGACAGCCTCGCAAAGGACGACGGTGATCACAGCGAGCCCGCTGAAGCTGCCAGCAACTACGAGGGGGGCAACGAACAGGTACGCACGTCGATTATGGACGCCTTCGGGTTCTTCCAGACCGAGTCCAGTCACCACGCGTCCGAGTACCTGCCGTACTTCCGAAAGTCGCCGGACCTTACTCTGGAATACATTCCGCAACGCTGGGACTACTACGAAATCTGTTCCAGCCATGATGAGCAGGGCGAGATCGACGGACAGCTTTCATATTTAAAAGCGAACCTCACTACCTCGGTCGAGTACGGCGCGAGCATCATCAACTCGATCGTGACGGGAACACCGAGCGTTGTTTACGGCAATGTACCGAATGACGGATTGATCGGGAATCTTCCGGAATCCGCCTGCGTTGAGGTGCCTTGTTTGGTGGACGCGAATGGGGTGCAACCCACTGCGGTCGGCGACCTGCCGGCTCAGCTCGCAGCCGTCAACAGAACCAATATCGGCGTACAGGATCTCGCCCTCAGAGCTGCGCTAACCGGCGTGCGTGAACACGTGTACCACGCAGTGATGCTCGACCCGTTGACGAGCGCCCTGCTCACACTCGATCAGATCCGCGCCATGACTGACGAGCTCCTTGAGGCGCATTCCGGACTTCTGCCAGCAGGACTCCGCTTGTAA
- a CDS encoding extracellular solute-binding protein encodes MLGNNASPERSPSLKELGRTGVGRRSFLGLVGGAVAFAALPALTSCSSGGGGAPQATSSAGMSDATSKLVPSYIPLDIVKPDIPSVNGTSPGFTKYPSSLVKSVQGVPGKGGSYTVMTPAWWAIPPADNSYYQAVNERLGAKLNFQVSDGNTYGDKIQTVLASPKDVPDWVVIPSWNLPPRFGQAVKGLFTDLSQYLAGDKVKKYPNLANILTSAWKYSCFEGGLYGLPFPNEQVGNAFFYRKDLFDEMGLEQPKSADEYIALAKEITDPAKNRWGSEDVWVGAQIMHGVDNWKLVDGKLRSRFETDEYRAALEWGAKLFASGAVHPDAVAGNTQKSGQRFGSGASLMTNDGIGGWHGTLALNLPSNPKFQMQPMDFFAPDGGKPTLFRGAPAAIFSFIKKTDDASKVEEMLALANFAAAPFGTDENMLINNGVEGIHYTRDAQNVPQATAKGTAEVTSTYAFLVNSAVVNNQVQYPGYVKAKTDWEIRQAPYVVDPLFYGLQIQEPSKFGSLGKPFDDLSKDILRGRKSMSDLDAAVATWKKNGGDELREFYAGFLNA; translated from the coding sequence ATGCTTGGAAACAATGCCTCACCGGAACGCAGCCCGTCCCTGAAGGAGCTCGGCCGCACAGGGGTAGGCCGCCGGTCCTTCCTGGGTCTTGTGGGTGGTGCCGTGGCCTTTGCCGCCCTCCCCGCTCTCACTTCATGCAGCAGCGGCGGCGGCGGGGCCCCGCAGGCCACCAGTTCCGCGGGGATGTCCGACGCCACGTCCAAGCTCGTGCCCAGCTACATTCCGCTGGACATCGTCAAACCGGACATCCCGAGTGTGAACGGTACATCGCCCGGCTTCACCAAATACCCCTCATCCTTAGTCAAGTCAGTGCAGGGTGTTCCCGGTAAAGGCGGAAGCTATACAGTCATGACCCCGGCCTGGTGGGCAATCCCGCCGGCGGATAACAGCTACTACCAGGCCGTCAACGAACGGCTGGGCGCAAAGCTCAATTTCCAGGTCAGTGACGGAAACACCTACGGGGACAAGATCCAGACGGTGCTGGCCTCACCCAAGGATGTGCCGGACTGGGTGGTCATCCCGTCCTGGAACCTTCCGCCGCGGTTCGGCCAGGCAGTCAAGGGCCTCTTCACTGACCTTTCCCAGTACCTTGCCGGTGACAAGGTCAAGAAGTACCCCAACCTCGCAAATATCCTCACCTCAGCCTGGAAGTACAGCTGTTTCGAAGGCGGGCTGTACGGGTTGCCGTTCCCGAACGAGCAGGTCGGGAACGCCTTCTTCTACCGTAAGGACCTGTTCGATGAAATGGGCCTGGAACAGCCAAAGTCCGCCGATGAATACATCGCACTGGCCAAGGAAATCACTGACCCGGCCAAGAACCGCTGGGGTTCCGAAGATGTGTGGGTCGGCGCGCAGATCATGCATGGCGTGGACAACTGGAAACTGGTGGACGGCAAGCTTCGGAGCAGGTTTGAGACAGACGAATACCGGGCTGCCCTGGAATGGGGTGCAAAGCTTTTCGCCTCAGGCGCTGTCCACCCGGATGCCGTGGCCGGCAACACCCAGAAGTCGGGGCAGCGCTTTGGGTCCGGCGCGTCGCTGATGACCAACGACGGGATTGGTGGCTGGCATGGAACCCTGGCCCTGAACCTGCCCAGCAACCCGAAGTTCCAGATGCAGCCCATGGACTTCTTTGCCCCTGACGGCGGAAAGCCCACGTTGTTCCGCGGTGCGCCCGCCGCCATCTTCAGTTTCATCAAAAAGACCGATGATGCTTCGAAGGTTGAGGAAATGCTGGCCCTGGCCAACTTTGCGGCCGCTCCCTTCGGCACGGACGAGAACATGCTGATCAACAACGGCGTGGAAGGCATCCACTACACCCGCGACGCACAGAACGTTCCGCAGGCCACGGCCAAGGGCACGGCGGAAGTGACCAGCACGTACGCGTTCCTGGTGAACTCCGCTGTGGTGAACAACCAGGTCCAGTACCCCGGCTACGTAAAGGCCAAAACGGACTGGGAAATCCGGCAGGCCCCCTACGTGGTTGACCCCCTCTTCTACGGCCTGCAGATTCAGGAGCCCAGCAAATTCGGCTCCCTGGGAAAGCCGTTCGACGACCTTTCCAAGGACATCCTCCGCGGGCGCAAGAGCATGTCGGACCTTGATGCGGCCGTCGCCACCTGGAAGAAGAACGGCGGAGACGAACTGCGTGAGTTCTACGCAGGATTCCTGAACGCCTAG